In a single window of the Candidatus Celerinatantimonas neptuna genome:
- the yceB gene encoding putative lipoprotein YceB: MKKLHLLLILLTTFMLSACSYNYQITEAQVTHYLKEHVNYQKTYRLGSLAAINTDLNQLTVHIGRNNQQQIQLSGLINLRLSSFIKNINFNCHGNFSAKPIYSQTEGAIYLTDIQVKLNNINPSKYSTIVSEFLPKLEKSLKTYLQSHPIYKLNDKKTKQALIKRFAEKIDVKDGYIDIIFKP; encoded by the coding sequence TTGAAAAAACTGCATTTATTATTGATCCTACTCACTACGTTTATGTTAAGTGCTTGTAGTTACAATTACCAAATCACCGAAGCACAAGTCACACACTATCTCAAAGAACATGTGAACTACCAGAAAACCTATCGACTCGGATCACTGGCCGCCATCAATACTGATTTAAATCAACTAACCGTACACATTGGCCGGAACAACCAACAACAAATTCAGTTAAGTGGGCTGATTAACTTACGCTTGTCCAGCTTCATTAAAAATATTAATTTCAACTGCCATGGAAACTTTAGTGCAAAACCCATTTATAGCCAAACTGAAGGGGCCATTTATCTTACTGATATACAAGTGAAGTTAAACAATATCAATCCATCCAAATACAGTACAATCGTTTCAGAATTTCTCCCTAAACTAGAAAAATCGCTCAAGACTTATCTACAATCACACCCTATCTACAAACTGAATGACAAAAAAACCAAACAAGCACTCATAAAACGATTTGCAGAAAAAATCGACGTCAAAGACGGATATATCGACATCATTTTCAAACCATAA
- the gmhA gene encoding Phosphoheptose isomerase, whose translation MSSELIVSELKQAADVLDKFIADSANIQSIENAAKLITTSFKNGGKVISCGNGGSHCDAMHFAEELTGRYRDNRPAYPAIAISDPSHISCVGNDYGFNDIFSRYIEGLGKSGDVLLGISTSGNSANILKAIECAHKQGMKVIILTGKDAGKMAGMADCEICVKHFGYADRIQEIHIKVIHILIQLIELQMAAD comes from the coding sequence ATGAGTAGTGAATTGATTGTTTCTGAGCTTAAGCAAGCTGCTGATGTCCTTGATAAGTTTATTGCGGATTCAGCCAACATCCAATCCATTGAAAATGCAGCTAAACTGATTACTACCAGTTTTAAGAATGGTGGAAAGGTTATCTCTTGTGGTAATGGTGGTTCCCATTGCGATGCGATGCATTTTGCTGAAGAGCTAACCGGGCGATATCGTGATAATCGTCCGGCGTATCCAGCCATTGCTATTTCTGATCCTAGCCATATTTCCTGTGTCGGTAACGACTATGGCTTTAATGACATATTTTCCCGTTATATCGAAGGGTTAGGTAAATCAGGGGATGTTTTACTGGGGATCAGTACCAGTGGTAATTCTGCAAATATACTAAAAGCGATAGAGTGTGCCCACAAACAAGGCATGAAAGTGATTATCCTTACCGGGAAAGATGCCGGGAAGATGGCTGGTATGGCAGATTGTGAGATTTGTGTGAAACACTTTGGATATGCCGATCGTATACAGGAAATTCACATTAAAGTGATTCATATCTTAATTCAATTAATAGAACTGCAAATGGCTGCTGATTGA
- the csgD gene encoding CsgBAC operon transcriptional regulatory protein, producing the protein MANKLILVSSGGVFSSALMNHLSSVLAMEYKICISPSDFPGGDDNYVVLVDYQTVKAVNSPWFEFFTPYNNHIKVLLLDYPEQEPLDIVSSISNVCGVFFSNDSLDVLEKGIRKVMEGEMWFGRQLVGELLQLYKRKAGETSPTKQVKISPREVEVLRCLSVGYSNYDVAQKLHLSENTVKSHLFNIFRKLNVKNRTQAVSWFNSHYSV; encoded by the coding sequence ATGGCTAACAAGTTGATTTTGGTTTCATCTGGTGGGGTTTTTTCATCCGCATTGATGAATCATTTATCATCAGTATTGGCAATGGAGTATAAGATTTGTATATCACCGAGTGATTTTCCCGGGGGAGATGATAATTATGTCGTACTTGTCGATTACCAGACAGTTAAGGCCGTAAATAGCCCCTGGTTTGAGTTTTTTACTCCATATAATAATCATATTAAAGTTTTGCTACTGGACTACCCTGAACAAGAACCTTTGGATATTGTAAGTAGTATTAGTAATGTTTGTGGTGTCTTTTTTAGTAATGATTCTCTTGATGTTTTGGAAAAAGGTATCCGAAAGGTTATGGAAGGGGAAATGTGGTTTGGACGTCAGTTGGTTGGCGAACTGTTACAGCTTTATAAGCGTAAAGCGGGTGAGACATCTCCAACAAAACAGGTTAAAATTTCACCAAGGGAGGTTGAGGTCTTGAGATGCCTGTCGGTTGGTTATTCAAATTATGATGTAGCCCAAAAATTACATCTGAGTGAAAATACAGTGAAGTCTCATCTGTTTAATATTTTCCGTAAATTAAATGTCAAGAACCGGACTCAGGCCGTTTCTTGGTTTAATAGTCACTATAGTGTGTAG
- the gloB_1 gene encoding Hydroxyacylglutathione hydrolase GloB has product MQILTIPAFNDNYIWLLHNPQQRQCAVIDPGQADTLLKRLGALQANLSYILLTHHHQDHIGGVEKLLEHYPECKVYANSQSSLPFQTIGVESGQSIELKALDISLEVISTPGHTSDHVTYYDGHHLFCGDTLFNCGCGRLFEGTAEQMINSLEKIASLPTSTQIYSAHEYTLSNLKFALTIEPENKTLQAYQQIMVKQRQQGLPTIPFDLASQLDCNPFLRCQKPSVKAAVEASQQSPCSSEIDVFAGLRQLKDRF; this is encoded by the coding sequence ATGCAAATCTTAACCATACCTGCGTTTAATGATAACTACATTTGGTTACTTCACAACCCACAACAACGCCAATGTGCAGTCATTGATCCAGGTCAGGCCGATACATTACTTAAACGCTTGGGAGCCCTTCAGGCCAATTTAAGCTATATATTACTTACACACCACCATCAGGATCACATTGGTGGTGTAGAAAAATTATTAGAACACTATCCTGAATGTAAAGTATACGCCAATAGTCAATCTTCCCTCCCTTTCCAGACTATAGGGGTGGAATCCGGTCAGTCCATAGAACTTAAAGCTCTGGACATTTCACTAGAAGTCATCTCAACCCCAGGACATACATCAGACCATGTCACTTATTATGACGGACATCATCTTTTTTGTGGTGATACATTATTTAACTGTGGCTGCGGACGACTTTTTGAAGGAACGGCAGAACAGATGATCAATAGTCTTGAAAAAATTGCATCATTACCAACCTCAACTCAAATTTATTCTGCCCACGAATATACTCTGAGTAATTTGAAATTTGCTCTGACCATTGAACCTGAAAACAAAACTTTACAAGCCTACCAACAAATTATGGTTAAACAACGCCAACAAGGGTTGCCAACCATACCTTTTGACCTCGCGTCACAACTTGATTGCAATCCATTTCTAAGATGTCAGAAACCTAGTGTAAAAGCAGCTGTAGAAGCCTCTCAGCAGTCTCCCTGTTCATCAGAAATAGACGTTTTCGCGGGTTTACGGCAATTGAAAGACCGTTTCTGA
- the purM gene encoding Phosphoribosylformylglycinamidine cyclo-ligase, with amino-acid sequence MSKQTSPLSYKDAGVDIDAGNALVNRIKSIVKKTQRPEVLGGLGGFGALCQIPTGYKEPILVAGTDGVGTKLRLAMDLKKHDTIGVDLVAMSVNDLIVQGAEPLFFLDYYATGKLDVDTAAEVVTGIADGCKQSGCALIGGETAEMPGMYHGEDYDLAGFCVGVVEKSKVIDGLKVDAGDALIAIASSGPHSNGYSLIRKIIEVSGEDPQQSFGQTTLGGALLTPTRIYVKAILELLKQVDVHAISHITGGGFWENIPRVLPENCQAVIDESSWEWPEIFKWLKHHGNIEHEEMYRTFNCGVGIVIALPESAVQQAIEILQHAGEQAWQIGEIKSASTGEAQVVIR; translated from the coding sequence GTGAGCAAACAAACTTCCCCATTAAGTTACAAAGATGCTGGCGTCGATATCGATGCAGGCAATGCTCTGGTTAATCGCATTAAAAGCATCGTTAAAAAAACACAACGTCCGGAAGTCCTTGGCGGTTTAGGCGGATTTGGTGCACTCTGTCAAATCCCAACGGGTTATAAAGAACCCATCTTAGTCGCAGGAACCGATGGTGTTGGAACGAAATTACGTTTAGCCATGGATCTGAAAAAACACGATACGATTGGTGTCGATCTAGTCGCCATGTCGGTCAACGATCTCATTGTGCAAGGTGCAGAGCCACTATTTTTCTTAGATTATTATGCAACAGGTAAGCTCGATGTAGATACAGCAGCAGAAGTTGTCACAGGAATTGCCGATGGCTGTAAACAGTCTGGCTGTGCGTTAATCGGTGGTGAAACAGCAGAAATGCCTGGCATGTATCATGGCGAAGATTATGATCTGGCTGGTTTCTGTGTAGGCGTCGTTGAAAAATCAAAAGTCATCGATGGTTTAAAAGTTGATGCCGGAGATGCGCTGATTGCCATTGCATCCAGTGGCCCTCATTCAAACGGCTATTCTTTAATCCGTAAGATCATTGAAGTTTCTGGCGAAGATCCCCAACAATCATTTGGCCAAACAACATTAGGTGGCGCATTACTTACTCCGACAAGGATCTACGTAAAGGCTATTTTAGAACTTCTCAAGCAAGTCGATGTACATGCTATTTCTCATATTACCGGTGGCGGTTTCTGGGAAAATATTCCACGTGTTTTACCAGAGAATTGCCAGGCAGTCATCGATGAATCAAGCTGGGAATGGCCTGAAATATTCAAATGGCTCAAACACCATGGCAACATTGAACACGAAGAGATGTATCGAACATTCAATTGCGGTGTAGGGATAGTTATTGCACTGCCCGAATCAGCTGTCCAGCAAGCCATTGAAATTTTGCAACATGCAGGCGAACAGGCTTGGCAAATAGGGGAAATTAAATCCGCATCAACAGGCGAGGCGCAAGTTGTCATCCGTTGA
- the upp gene encoding Uracil phosphoribosyltransferase, whose protein sequence is MKVIEVKHPLIRHKLGLIREADISTKRFRELAKEVSSLLTYEATSDLEMENVTIDGWAGPVTVEQIKGKKATVVPILRAGIGMMDGVLEHMPSAKVSVVGIYRDEQTLEPVPYFEKLVGQIDERLALVVDPMLATGGSMIATVDLLKKKGCKNIKVLVLVAAPEGLKALEQAHPDLELYTASIDDGLNEQGYIMPGLGDAGDKIFGTK, encoded by the coding sequence ATGAAAGTCATTGAGGTTAAGCATCCATTGATTCGTCATAAATTGGGGTTGATTCGCGAAGCGGATATTAGTACGAAGCGTTTTCGGGAATTAGCTAAGGAAGTTTCCAGCTTGTTGACATATGAGGCGACTTCCGATTTAGAGATGGAAAATGTCACCATTGATGGGTGGGCAGGCCCTGTCACAGTCGAGCAAATCAAAGGGAAAAAGGCAACTGTTGTTCCTATTCTACGGGCTGGAATTGGCATGATGGATGGGGTATTGGAGCACATGCCTTCAGCGAAAGTCAGTGTTGTTGGTATTTATCGTGATGAGCAGACGTTAGAACCTGTTCCTTATTTTGAAAAATTGGTTGGACAAATTGATGAACGTCTAGCTCTTGTTGTCGATCCAATGCTTGCAACGGGAGGGTCGATGATAGCAACGGTTGATCTTCTTAAGAAAAAAGGTTGTAAAAATATTAAAGTATTAGTTCTGGTGGCAGCTCCCGAAGGTTTAAAAGCGTTGGAACAGGCGCATCCGGATCTTGAACTATATACTGCATCTATTGATGATGGACTTAATGAACAAGGATATATTATGCCGGGACTCGGTGATGCCGGCGATAAAATCTTCGGTACGAAGTAG
- the mltD gene encoding Membrane-bound lytic murein transglycosylase D, with translation MRLKLVSLMVIALLTGCQTTILQHQTKQHKSIESSSKGLNSESSQDHADSIVLSEDDNSKLGQDTVSPVPEPKVIVYKDIWKRIAATMTFKVPVHNARVRSQLNWFIRHPRYLQRVSKRASPYIYWVVNQLKQRNMPVELALLPVIESAYDPFAYSHGQASGMWQIIPDTAKHLGLRENWWYDGRRDIAASTTAALDYLEWLNKLFNGNWLNAIAAYNSGQGRVLDAIRYNRKHHRSTDFWSLHLPSETEAYVPRLLALCEVVKHPEKYHIKLPTIDNEPYLQSVNIGSQIDLALAAKLAGINLKTLYLLNPGFNRWATDPNGPHRLLIPDSRVDRFKSALRALPSNKLIQWKRHKVVDGDTLNKIAFKYQTTVNMLLHINHLKGNMIRIGQHLLVPISTRNPTQYILSETQRLAQIQSRERGPIKLHYTVRPGDTLWDIGREYHISYKKLARWNGLSPKDALHRGQNLVIWQRSAGTKGITRKIVYEVHPGDSLSVIANKFNVHISDLIKWNDLNRHGYLQPGQKLNVYVNITRLNV, from the coding sequence ATGCGTTTAAAACTGGTCAGTCTGATGGTGATAGCTTTGTTAACAGGCTGTCAAACGACAATACTCCAACATCAGACCAAGCAACACAAATCAATCGAATCATCCTCAAAGGGACTGAATTCTGAGTCATCGCAAGATCATGCTGATTCGATTGTACTATCCGAAGATGACAATTCTAAACTGGGACAAGATACTGTAAGTCCCGTTCCAGAACCTAAAGTCATTGTTTATAAAGATATCTGGAAGCGCATTGCGGCAACTATGACATTCAAAGTCCCAGTGCATAATGCCAGAGTCAGATCTCAGCTCAATTGGTTTATCCGTCATCCCAGATATCTTCAACGTGTATCTAAACGCGCATCGCCTTATATCTATTGGGTTGTCAATCAGCTTAAGCAACGAAATATGCCTGTAGAGTTGGCTTTATTACCGGTTATTGAAAGTGCCTATGATCCTTTTGCTTATTCTCATGGACAAGCATCAGGTATGTGGCAAATCATCCCTGATACAGCAAAGCACCTCGGATTACGTGAAAACTGGTGGTATGACGGAAGAAGAGACATTGCAGCCTCAACAACAGCGGCCCTTGATTATCTGGAATGGCTTAATAAATTGTTTAATGGCAACTGGCTCAATGCCATTGCCGCTTACAACTCAGGACAGGGTCGGGTCTTAGATGCAATTCGTTACAACCGAAAACATCATCGTTCAACCGATTTCTGGTCTTTGCATCTTCCGAGCGAAACAGAAGCTTATGTTCCCCGGCTGTTAGCACTTTGCGAAGTGGTTAAACACCCGGAAAAATACCATATAAAATTGCCGACAATAGATAATGAGCCTTATCTGCAATCAGTTAATATCGGCAGTCAAATAGATCTGGCTCTGGCTGCAAAACTAGCAGGCATCAATTTAAAAACACTTTATCTGCTCAATCCCGGATTCAACCGGTGGGCAACCGATCCAAATGGTCCTCACCGATTGTTAATTCCTGACAGTCGGGTCGATCGGTTTAAAAGTGCACTCCGGGCTTTACCATCAAATAAACTGATTCAATGGAAGCGCCATAAAGTCGTTGATGGTGATACCCTAAACAAGATAGCGTTTAAATATCAGACAACTGTCAATATGTTGCTTCATATCAATCACTTAAAAGGAAATATGATACGAATTGGTCAACATTTATTGGTACCGATTTCAACGCGTAATCCGACACAATATATTTTAAGCGAGACACAACGGTTAGCGCAGATCCAATCGCGTGAAAGAGGGCCTATCAAGTTACACTACACAGTTCGCCCGGGCGATACATTGTGGGATATCGGACGTGAATACCATATTAGCTACAAAAAATTAGCGAGATGGAATGGCCTGTCGCCTAAAGATGCCTTGCACAGAGGACAAAACCTGGTCATTTGGCAGCGCTCGGCTGGAACAAAAGGGATCACTCGGAAAATTGTTTATGAAGTTCACCCAGGTGACTCTCTATCCGTCATTGCCAATAAATTTAACGTGCATATATCCGATCTGATCAAATGGAATGACCTTAATCGACATGGGTACTTACAACCGGGTCAAAAATTAAACGTTTACGTTAATATTACTCGTCTGAATGTATAG
- the hda gene encoding DnaA regulatory inactivator Hda — translation MTRSPQLSLPVHLPDDETFASFYAGDNTQLLAELRNFALDQGERLFYIWGTPGSGRSHLMHACCAEMDGSDAATAYLPLNMHSMMTPEYLDGLESMALVCMDNIDAVAGDKAWETAIFDFYNRRKELADATRLIVTSSAPANQLNWCLPDLASRLSWGLTYKLAELDDSQKLSALQLRAELRGLRMPLEVARFLIKRISRDMPTLLTTLDRLDKASITEQRKLTVPFVKETLAL, via the coding sequence TTGACTAGATCGCCTCAACTATCATTGCCGGTTCATTTGCCGGATGACGAAACATTTGCCAGCTTTTATGCTGGTGATAATACTCAACTTCTGGCTGAGCTAAGGAATTTTGCCCTTGATCAGGGAGAGAGGTTATTTTACATATGGGGCACACCTGGATCTGGGCGTTCTCATTTAATGCATGCCTGTTGTGCAGAAATGGATGGTAGTGATGCAGCAACGGCTTATCTTCCTTTAAATATGCATTCGATGATGACTCCTGAGTATCTGGATGGCCTTGAGTCGATGGCGTTAGTCTGCATGGATAATATCGATGCGGTTGCCGGAGATAAAGCTTGGGAAACGGCGATTTTTGATTTTTATAATCGACGGAAAGAACTGGCTGATGCGACTCGTCTTATTGTGACGTCAAGTGCACCTGCGAATCAGCTCAATTGGTGTTTACCTGATCTGGCATCCAGACTGAGTTGGGGTTTGACATATAAACTTGCCGAATTAGATGATTCGCAGAAATTGAGCGCCCTGCAACTTCGAGCTGAACTGAGAGGATTACGGATGCCTTTAGAAGTTGCTCGTTTCTTAATTAAACGAATATCCCGGGATATGCCAACATTGCTTACAACATTGGATCGTTTGGATAAGGCCTCAATTACAGAACAACGAAAATTAACGGTGCCTTTTGTAAAAGAAACGCTAGCACTGTGA
- the yfgD gene encoding putative protein YfgD — translation MTDIVIYHNPRCSKSRSTLTLLEDKGIKPTIIEYLKTPPTPETLKSILQKLDLTAFELLRRNEAVYKELDLANKTLSEEQLIHIMAENPKLIERPIIVNGEKAAIGRPPENVLKIL, via the coding sequence ATGACCGATATCGTGATCTATCATAATCCCCGCTGTTCAAAAAGCCGCTCTACTCTCACTCTGCTAGAGGACAAAGGGATCAAACCAACTATCATTGAATATCTTAAAACGCCACCAACACCAGAAACGCTAAAAAGTATCCTGCAGAAATTAGATTTAACAGCTTTTGAACTATTAAGACGTAATGAAGCAGTTTATAAAGAATTAGATCTAGCCAACAAAACATTAAGTGAAGAACAACTTATCCATATCATGGCTGAAAACCCTAAATTGATTGAACGCCCGATTATAGTGAATGGAGAAAAAGCAGCTATAGGACGGCCACCTGAAAATGTTCTCAAAATTTTATAA
- the rnhA gene encoding Ribonuclease HI, whose product MTKAVQLFTDGSCLGNPGPGGYGLILQYGTTQKELSGGFRLTTNNRMELLAAIVGLETLKRPCHVILTTDSQYVRQGVTQWIHNWKKRNWKTASKQPVKNVDLWKRLDQATQRHTIDWRWVKGHNGHPQNERCDELARDAATNQPSEIDKDYEKSTD is encoded by the coding sequence ATGACTAAAGCAGTGCAATTATTTACCGATGGCTCGTGCCTCGGGAACCCTGGCCCAGGTGGTTATGGGCTCATCTTACAATATGGAACAACACAAAAAGAGCTTTCTGGAGGATTCCGTTTAACGACCAATAACCGGATGGAATTACTGGCGGCTATTGTTGGATTAGAAACATTAAAACGCCCATGCCATGTGATTCTCACGACTGACAGTCAGTATGTCCGTCAGGGAGTTACTCAGTGGATCCATAACTGGAAAAAAAGAAATTGGAAAACAGCCAGCAAACAACCGGTTAAAAATGTTGACCTGTGGAAACGGCTCGACCAGGCTACCCAACGACACACAATCGACTGGCGCTGGGTCAAAGGACACAATGGCCATCCACAAAATGAACGTTGTGATGAATTAGCCAGAGATGCAGCAACGAACCAGCCATCTGAGATAGACAAAGACTATGAAAAATCAACTGATTAA
- the dnaQ gene encoding DNA polymerase III subunit epsilon has translation MSQTQERRLVVFDTETTGMNDDGPVYLGHRVIEIGCVEVINRKLTGRTFHVYIKPDRPVDPEAIAVHGITDDFLADKPVFDQIAGDFVEFIRGAELVAHNSGFDVSFLNHEFSMLPRMNEKIENLAEVTDSLLVARRGEYRGRDVQEVVGKPLPSRKNLDSLCDYYGVDSSSRTYHGALLDAELLAEVFLKMTGGQSRFNLTEDHSNGADGYIQRLDPNRPVLKVIKASDEEMKFHQERLDLVEKKGGHCLWRELEKS, from the coding sequence GTGAGCCAAACACAAGAACGACGATTGGTGGTTTTTGATACAGAAACTACAGGAATGAATGATGATGGACCAGTTTATCTGGGACATAGGGTGATTGAGATTGGCTGCGTTGAAGTGATTAACCGTAAGTTAACGGGACGAACTTTTCATGTCTATATCAAGCCTGATCGGCCTGTTGACCCTGAAGCGATTGCTGTTCATGGTATTACGGATGATTTTTTAGCTGATAAACCGGTATTTGATCAAATCGCAGGTGATTTTGTCGAATTTATCCGGGGGGCAGAACTGGTTGCCCATAACTCAGGATTCGATGTGAGTTTCCTGAATCATGAGTTTTCAATGTTGCCCCGAATGAATGAAAAAATTGAAAATCTGGCTGAAGTGACAGATTCATTACTTGTTGCCAGACGAGGGGAGTATCGGGGCAGGGATGTTCAGGAAGTCGTCGGTAAGCCTCTGCCATCAAGAAAAAATCTTGATTCTCTATGTGATTATTACGGAGTCGATAGCAGTTCCAGGACTTATCACGGCGCGTTACTTGATGCTGAATTATTGGCTGAAGTATTTCTCAAGATGACTGGGGGACAGAGTCGCTTTAATTTAACTGAAGATCATAGCAATGGTGCCGATGGTTATATACAGCGACTTGATCCTAATCGTCCAGTTCTTAAGGTTATAAAAGCTTCTGATGAAGAAATGAAATTTCATCAGGAACGATTAGATCTAGTTGAGAAAAAAGGTGGACATTGTCTATGGCGTGAGCTTGAAAAATCATAG
- the purN gene encoding Phosphoribosylglycinamide formyltransferase produces MSSVDPMPFKRIAVLISGHGSNLQAIIDACHHQHINGEIAVVVSNIPHAYGLTRAAEAGIDTALLTTQEYPERTEFDKALHELLCDYDVDLVVLAGFMRILTPEFVDAFKGKMLNIHPSLLPKYPGLHTHQRALDQGDREHGCTVHFVTSELDSGPTILQAKVPIYTNDTAEFIAARVNQQEIQVYPLVVQWFCENRLEMKQGHAWLDGQKLGTYGYANDQ; encoded by the coding sequence TTGTCATCCGTTGACCCAATGCCTTTCAAACGTATTGCCGTGCTCATATCTGGGCACGGTAGTAATCTTCAGGCAATTATAGATGCTTGTCATCATCAGCATATCAATGGAGAAATTGCAGTTGTCGTAAGCAATATTCCTCATGCGTATGGTTTAACCCGCGCAGCTGAAGCTGGCATCGATACGGCCCTGTTAACAACGCAAGAATACCCTGAAAGAACCGAATTTGATAAAGCTCTGCACGAACTACTCTGTGACTATGATGTCGACCTAGTCGTCCTTGCCGGATTCATGAGGATACTCACCCCGGAGTTTGTAGATGCCTTTAAAGGTAAAATGCTCAACATTCATCCATCATTACTACCCAAGTATCCAGGTTTACACACTCATCAAAGAGCACTGGATCAAGGCGATCGAGAACATGGATGCACAGTTCATTTTGTGACTAGCGAATTGGATTCAGGGCCAACGATTTTGCAAGCAAAGGTTCCAATCTATACAAATGACACAGCTGAATTTATTGCGGCCCGAGTCAATCAACAAGAAATTCAGGTTTACCCTTTGGTTGTACAATGGTTCTGCGAAAACCGGTTAGAAATGAAGCAGGGCCATGCCTGGCTCGATGGTCAAAAGCTGGGAACATATGGATATGCTAACGACCAATAG
- the yafJ gene encoding Putative glutamine amidotransferase YafJ, with amino-acid sequence MCELLGMSANVPTDICFSFTGLVQRGGHTGPHTDGWGITFYEGKGCRSFKDPAPSAESEIAKMVLGYPIKSCAVISHIRQANRGGVSLENTHPFTRELWGQNWTYAHNGQLKDYLEFDTGFYCPIGQTDSEHAFCWILEQLRRRYVSAPDSLKDVFAFVATLAEQLRQLGVFNMLLSNGEYVMAFCSNNLHWITRRAPFGQARLQDADVTVDFQSETTPNDVVTVIATQPLTCNENWQKMAPGDFALFHSGELCMSKTGIN; translated from the coding sequence ATGTGTGAATTATTGGGCATGAGTGCCAATGTACCCACGGATATTTGTTTTTCATTTACCGGGCTGGTTCAGCGGGGTGGACATACAGGACCTCATACCGATGGTTGGGGAATTACTTTTTATGAAGGGAAAGGCTGCCGTAGCTTTAAAGATCCTGCTCCGAGTGCAGAGTCTGAGATTGCTAAGATGGTTTTAGGATATCCAATAAAAAGTTGTGCTGTGATAAGCCATATTCGCCAGGCCAATCGGGGGGGGGTTAGTTTAGAAAATACTCACCCATTTACCCGGGAATTATGGGGACAAAACTGGACATATGCCCATAATGGTCAATTGAAAGATTATCTTGAGTTTGATACAGGATTTTATTGTCCGATTGGCCAAACGGATAGTGAACATGCGTTCTGTTGGATACTTGAGCAACTTCGTCGACGTTATGTATCCGCTCCTGATTCACTAAAAGATGTTTTTGCATTCGTTGCGACATTAGCAGAGCAATTACGCCAGTTAGGCGTTTTCAATATGTTATTAAGTAACGGTGAGTATGTTATGGCGTTTTGTTCGAACAACTTGCATTGGATTACCCGGCGGGCTCCTTTTGGACAGGCAAGGTTGCAGGATGCTGATGTAACAGTCGATTTTCAGTCTGAAACAACACCAAATGACGTTGTAACTGTTATTGCAACACAGCCACTCACGTGTAACGAAAACTGGCAAAAAATGGCTCCTGGAGATTTTGCGCTATTCCATTCTGGTGAATTGTGTATGAGTAAAACTGGTATTAATTGA